A single region of the Salipaludibacillus sp. LMS25 genome encodes:
- a CDS encoding SIS domain-containing protein — protein sequence MHQHYIDEMIHRLEKLKNEQGGQLKAVGQKLANRIKKGGIVHLFGAGHSHMLAEEVFYRAGGLVPVSPILEESLMLHEGAVRSSTLEKKAGYAATFLPNTTIQPEDAVIVISTSGRNPVPIDVALYAKQVGCYVVAVTSTAYKPHVASRHESGKHLCEVVEDVLHNLSPVGDTTLTHDRVSVPFASGSTVIGAAIINSVFAEAIVHLAEHGLEPPVFLSGNIDHAEEHNQSLINKYQKRIPLLL from the coding sequence ATGCATCAGCATTATATTGACGAAATGATCCACAGATTAGAGAAGCTGAAGAATGAACAAGGGGGACAATTAAAAGCTGTAGGACAAAAGTTGGCAAATAGGATAAAAAAAGGAGGAATTGTCCATTTATTTGGAGCTGGGCATTCCCATATGTTAGCGGAAGAAGTGTTTTACCGAGCTGGCGGTCTCGTACCAGTTAGCCCCATTTTAGAGGAAAGCTTAATGCTGCATGAAGGGGCAGTACGTTCTTCTACGTTAGAAAAAAAAGCGGGCTATGCAGCCACATTTTTGCCTAATACGACGATACAACCAGAGGATGCTGTCATTGTGATTTCCACATCAGGTAGAAATCCGGTTCCAATTGATGTCGCGTTGTATGCTAAACAAGTAGGATGTTATGTTGTAGCAGTGACCTCCACAGCTTACAAGCCACACGTAGCATCTCGCCATGAGAGTGGTAAGCATTTATGTGAGGTAGTAGAAGATGTGTTACATAATTTGAGCCCAGTAGGGGATACGACATTAACACATGATCGTGTCAGTGTGCCTTTTGCTTCCGGTTCTACAGTAATTGGGGCAGCCATTATTAATAGTGTGTTTGCAGAAGCCATCGTTCATCTCGCTGAGCATGGACTAGAACCGCCCGTTTTTTTAAGTGGTAATATTGATCATGCAGAAGAACATAATCAGTCACTTATTAACAAGTATCAAAAACGGATTCCGTTGTTGCTTTGA